One genomic window of Azospirillum sp. TSH58 includes the following:
- a CDS encoding ABC transporter permease, with the protein MRWRRLAPVLSLALLVGLWAVAAELAASRSLPGPAAVMSVLVREAADGALFHHLGITLARMAAAFVIAMSIGSALGILLGRSATADRLFGLWLTVFLNIPALVVIVLAYVWFGLTEAAAVGAVAVNKIPNVVVVLREGTRAIDEQYVEMARTFRMARSDVLRHVLLPQLTPYFAAAARSGLALIWKIVLVVELLGRSDGVGFQIHLYFQMFDVAGILAYTVAFVAVVQLLELCVLQPVEHRLTRWRPVRAEA; encoded by the coding sequence ATGCGGTGGCGGCGGCTGGCCCCGGTCCTGTCGCTGGCTCTGCTGGTCGGGCTGTGGGCCGTGGCCGCGGAACTGGCCGCCAGCCGCAGCCTGCCCGGCCCGGCCGCCGTAATGTCCGTGCTGGTCCGCGAGGCGGCGGACGGCGCGCTGTTCCATCACCTGGGGATCACGCTGGCGCGGATGGCCGCGGCCTTCGTCATTGCCATGTCCATCGGGTCGGCGCTGGGCATCCTGCTGGGCCGCTCGGCCACGGCGGACCGGCTGTTCGGTCTGTGGCTGACCGTGTTCCTGAACATCCCGGCGCTGGTCGTGATCGTGCTCGCCTATGTCTGGTTCGGCCTGACCGAAGCGGCGGCGGTCGGCGCGGTCGCCGTCAACAAGATCCCCAACGTCGTGGTCGTCCTGCGCGAAGGGACGCGCGCCATCGACGAGCAGTATGTCGAGATGGCGCGGACCTTCCGCATGGCGCGGTCCGACGTGCTGCGCCATGTGCTGCTGCCCCAGCTCACCCCCTACTTCGCCGCGGCGGCGCGGTCCGGCCTTGCGCTGATCTGGAAGATCGTGCTGGTGGTCGAGCTTCTGGGCCGCAGCGACGGGGTGGGATTCCAGATCCACCTCTACTTCCAGATGTTCGATGTGGCCGGCATTCTTGCGTACACCGTCGCCTTCGTGGCCGTCGTCCAACTTCTCGAGCTGTGCGTCCTGCAACCCGTCGAGCACCGGCTCACCCGCTGGCGGCCGGTGCGCGCTGAGGCTTGA
- a CDS encoding ABC transporter substrate-binding protein translates to MRLMSLVRLFLVLALVCVASVTHAADRPTVTIGVLKFGTVSWELDVIRHHRLDEAAGFELKLMDLASGQAAQIALQGGAVDMIASDWLWVARQRAAGADLTFIPHSAAVGALMVPAASLIASVADLKGKRIGVAGTPIDKSWLLLKALALDRYALDLDAAATPVFAAPPLLNQKAATGELDAVLNFWPYAARLQAAGMRTVIGVDGMMRDLGLSAQVPAVGFVFHESWARANPAALDAFVAASRKAKAIMARSDAEWDRLRPLMKAEDEATWAALRDQFRAGIPDRWTEEEREAAARLYGLMAKLGGRELVGSAMALPDGTFWPGVRF, encoded by the coding sequence ATGCGCCTGATGTCCCTCGTCCGGCTGTTTCTGGTCCTGGCGCTGGTCTGCGTCGCCTCCGTGACGCATGCGGCGGACCGGCCCACGGTGACCATCGGGGTGCTGAAATTCGGCACGGTCAGCTGGGAGCTGGACGTCATCCGCCACCACCGGCTGGACGAGGCCGCCGGCTTCGAGCTGAAGCTGATGGACCTGGCGAGCGGTCAGGCGGCGCAGATCGCCCTGCAGGGCGGGGCGGTGGACATGATCGCCAGCGACTGGCTGTGGGTGGCCCGCCAGCGCGCGGCGGGGGCCGACCTGACCTTCATCCCCCATTCCGCGGCGGTCGGCGCGCTGATGGTGCCGGCGGCCTCCCTCATCGCCTCCGTCGCCGACCTGAAGGGCAAGCGCATCGGCGTCGCCGGAACCCCCATCGACAAGAGCTGGCTGCTGCTGAAGGCGCTGGCCCTCGACCGCTACGCGCTCGACCTTGATGCCGCGGCGACGCCGGTCTTCGCCGCCCCGCCCCTGCTGAACCAGAAGGCCGCGACGGGGGAGCTGGACGCGGTGCTGAATTTCTGGCCCTACGCCGCGCGCCTCCAGGCGGCGGGGATGCGGACGGTCATCGGGGTGGACGGGATGATGCGGGACCTCGGCCTGTCGGCCCAGGTGCCGGCGGTCGGCTTCGTCTTCCACGAGAGCTGGGCCAGGGCCAACCCGGCGGCGCTCGACGCCTTCGTCGCCGCCTCGCGCAAGGCCAAGGCGATCATGGCCCGATCCGACGCGGAGTGGGACCGGCTGCGCCCGCTGATGAAGGCGGAGGACGAGGCCACCTGGGCGGCGCTGCGCGACCAGTTCCGCGCCGGCATCCCCGACCGCTGGACGGAGGAGGAGCGGGAAGCCGCCGCCCGGCTCTATGGGCTGATGGCCAAGCTCGGCGGGCGGGAGCTGGTCGGCAGCGCCATGGCCCTGCCGGACGGCACCTTCTGGCCGGGGGTCCGCTTCTGA
- a CDS encoding PQQ-dependent catabolism-associated CXXCW motif protein, with protein MPQNNRGGKVVRAGWLGAAGLALLLAGPAGDVAADMVPVPDGYRMAEYRSPTPASLPGAETVDTVRARALVESGAALPINVMKLDRSTLPGGPWLVPKPFAQIPGSVWLPNVGLGALPPELDGYFRANLERLTGGDRGRGLLFYCLADCWMSWNAGKRALEMGYRRVLWYRDGADGWAEAGLPTEEGKPVPVAAP; from the coding sequence ATGCCGCAGAACAATCGGGGAGGGAAGGTGGTGCGCGCAGGATGGCTGGGCGCCGCCGGGCTGGCGCTGTTGCTGGCCGGGCCGGCGGGAGACGTCGCGGCAGACATGGTTCCGGTGCCCGATGGCTACCGGATGGCCGAATACCGGTCGCCCACCCCGGCGTCGTTGCCTGGGGCCGAGACGGTGGACACGGTGCGGGCCCGCGCTCTGGTGGAGTCGGGCGCCGCCCTTCCCATCAACGTGATGAAGCTGGACCGCAGCACGCTGCCCGGCGGTCCCTGGCTGGTGCCGAAGCCCTTTGCGCAGATCCCCGGCAGCGTCTGGCTGCCCAACGTCGGGCTCGGGGCGCTGCCGCCGGAGCTGGACGGCTATTTCCGGGCCAACCTGGAGCGGCTGACCGGGGGCGACCGCGGGCGCGGCCTGCTGTTCTACTGTCTGGCGGACTGCTGGATGTCGTGGAACGCAGGCAAGCGTGCCCTGGAGATGGGCTACCGCCGCGTCCTCTGGTACCGCGACGGGGCGGACGGCTGGGCCGAGGCGGGCCTGCCGACCGAGGAGGGGAAGCCGGTTCCGGTCGCCGCACCGTAA
- a CDS encoding cytochrome c family protein yields MTVSRFVIAAALLLAAGTANAEGGPQPKTAEEAAGKQIFHQCAACHSLDSSKNAFGPSLYNVVGRKAGSIPRFDYSNALKASNITWTEDNLRHWIAGNDNFVPGTRMRHVAITDPAEQDYLIAFLKSLKQ; encoded by the coding sequence ATGACCGTTTCCAGATTCGTCATCGCCGCCGCCCTTCTGCTCGCCGCCGGGACGGCCAACGCCGAAGGCGGGCCGCAGCCCAAGACGGCCGAGGAGGCCGCCGGCAAGCAGATCTTCCATCAGTGCGCGGCCTGCCATTCGCTGGATTCCAGCAAGAACGCCTTCGGCCCGAGCCTGTACAACGTCGTCGGGCGCAAGGCCGGCTCGATCCCGCGCTTCGACTATTCCAACGCGCTGAAGGCGTCCAACATCACCTGGACCGAGGACAACCTGCGCCACTGGATCGCCGGCAACGACAATTTCGTGCCCGGCACCCGCATGCGGCACGTCGCCATCACCGACCCGGCGGAGCAGGACTATCTGATCGCCTTCCTGAAATCGCTGAAGCAGTAA
- a CDS encoding cupin domain-containing protein — translation MKITRVGTQPSVTGPADWFTGTVRIDPIVQTEAPARTAAASVTFEPGARTAWHTHPLGQTLIVTAGVGRVQREGGPVEEIRPGDVVWFPPGEKHWHGASPTMFMTHIAIQEQLDGKAVDWMEKVTDEQYGG, via the coding sequence ATGAAAATCACGCGGGTTGGCACGCAGCCATCCGTCACCGGACCGGCCGACTGGTTCACCGGCACCGTCCGCATCGACCCCATCGTTCAGACCGAAGCCCCGGCCCGCACCGCGGCGGCCAGCGTTACCTTCGAGCCCGGCGCCCGCACGGCGTGGCACACCCATCCGCTGGGTCAAACCCTGATCGTCACCGCCGGCGTCGGCCGGGTCCAGCGCGAGGGCGGCCCCGTCGAGGAGATCCGCCCCGGCGACGTCGTCTGGTTCCCGCCCGGCGAGAAGCACTGGCACGGCGCGTCGCCGACCATGTTCATGACCCACATCGCCATCCAGGAGCAGCTCGACGGCAAGGCCGTCGACTGGATGGAAAAGGTCACCGACGAGCAGTACGGGGGGTGA
- a CDS encoding disulfide bond formation protein B, which yields MMNRFPIDDPRYTAGLLAIASAGVLAAALFFQFVLGYQPCVLCLWQRVPYGAVMAFGIVTLLFRQWRGLGDALLVASGLALLAGAGIAAYHVGVEQHWWAGTSACGASGRAPQTLEELRAQVLAAPVTRCDEVAWSLFGISMAGYNVLISLALSAFAFVAARTAYIRTSASRTFA from the coding sequence ATGATGAACCGTTTCCCCATCGACGATCCGCGCTACACCGCCGGGCTGCTGGCCATCGCCAGCGCCGGCGTGCTGGCCGCCGCGCTGTTTTTCCAGTTCGTGCTGGGCTACCAGCCCTGCGTGCTGTGCCTGTGGCAGCGCGTGCCCTACGGCGCGGTGATGGCCTTCGGCATCGTCACCCTGCTGTTCCGCCAGTGGCGCGGGCTGGGCGACGCGTTGCTGGTGGCGAGCGGGCTGGCCCTGCTGGCCGGCGCCGGGATCGCCGCCTACCATGTCGGGGTGGAGCAGCACTGGTGGGCCGGCACCTCGGCCTGCGGCGCCAGCGGGCGCGCTCCCCAGACGCTGGAGGAGTTGCGCGCCCAGGTGCTCGCCGCCCCGGTCACCCGCTGCGACGAAGTGGCGTGGTCGCTGTTCGGGATCTCGATGGCGGGCTACAACGTTCTGATTTCGCTGGCGCTGTCCGCCTTCGCCTTCGTGGCGGCCCGCACCGCCTACATCCGGACCTCGGCATCCAGGACCTTCGCATGA
- a CDS encoding demethoxyubiquinone hydroxylase family protein, with amino-acid sequence MTPPDSLATSTAAASAPSTGESSAPRPRPRGRLPGDPTPEQRLARIVRVDHAGEYGAKRIYEGQLSVMGRGRHAKTLRHMADQELEHLQYFEKQLVARQVRPTVLQPLWHVAGFLLGAGTAVMGERAAMACTVAVEQVIDGHYEAQLKHLGPEEEELKTSILKFQAEEVEHRDIGLLNGAEQAPAYPVLSAAIKAGTKAVIWVAERV; translated from the coding sequence ATGACCCCGCCCGACAGCCTTGCCACCAGCACCGCGGCCGCTTCCGCTCCGTCCACCGGCGAGTCGTCCGCCCCGCGGCCCCGCCCGCGCGGGCGCCTGCCCGGCGACCCGACTCCGGAACAGCGGCTGGCGCGGATCGTCCGCGTGGACCATGCCGGCGAGTATGGGGCCAAGCGCATCTACGAAGGCCAGCTCTCCGTCATGGGCCGGGGGCGTCACGCCAAGACGCTGCGCCACATGGCCGACCAGGAGTTGGAGCATCTCCAGTATTTCGAGAAGCAGCTCGTCGCCCGCCAGGTGCGGCCGACCGTGCTGCAGCCGCTGTGGCATGTGGCCGGCTTCCTGCTGGGCGCCGGGACCGCGGTGATGGGTGAGCGGGCGGCCATGGCCTGCACCGTCGCCGTCGAGCAGGTCATCGACGGCCATTACGAGGCGCAGCTGAAGCATCTCGGCCCGGAGGAGGAGGAGCTGAAGACCTCCATCCTCAAATTCCAGGCGGAGGAGGTGGAGCACCGCGACATCGGCCTGCTCAACGGCGCGGAGCAGGCCCCGGCCTATCCGGTGCTGTCCGCCGCCATCAAGGCCGGCACCAAGGCGGTCATCTGGGTGGCCGAGCGGGTGTGA
- a CDS encoding DUF1289 domain-containing protein, protein MDDENPCVGICIIGEDGYCEGCGRSEDEIYGVSPTPAPTPTKNEADGQAD, encoded by the coding sequence ATGGACGACGAGAATCCCTGCGTGGGCATCTGCATCATCGGCGAGGACGGCTACTGCGAAGGCTGCGGGCGGAGCGAGGACGAGATCTACGGCGTTTCCCCCACTCCGGCGCCGACGCCGACAAAAAACGAAGCGGACGGTCAGGCCGACTGA
- a CDS encoding HNH endonuclease, whose amino-acid sequence MAPPPDHCPALVLNADFRPLSYFPLSLWSWQEAVKAVFLDRVNIISEYDRVVRSPTFEVKLPSVISLKEFIPATRRPAFTRFNVFLRDRFTCQYCGHHFPTQELTFDHVIPRSRGGRTTWDNVVTSCSACNLAKGNRLPHSCGMIPLSPPFQPSAYQLQENGRAFPPNFLHESWRDFLYWDTELDPM is encoded by the coding sequence TTGGCTCCACCACCCGATCACTGTCCGGCCCTGGTGCTGAACGCCGACTTCCGGCCGCTCAGCTACTTCCCTCTGTCGCTCTGGTCCTGGCAGGAGGCGGTGAAGGCCGTCTTTCTGGACCGGGTGAACATCATCTCCGAATATGATCGCGTCGTCCGCTCCCCCACCTTCGAGGTCAAGCTGCCGAGCGTCATTTCGTTGAAGGAGTTCATTCCGGCGACACGGCGGCCGGCTTTCACCCGATTCAACGTTTTCCTGCGCGACCGCTTCACCTGCCAGTATTGCGGCCACCACTTCCCCACGCAGGAACTGACCTTCGATCACGTCATCCCACGGTCGCGCGGCGGGCGCACCACCTGGGACAACGTCGTCACCTCCTGCTCGGCCTGCAATCTGGCGAAGGGAAACAGGCTGCCGCACAGTTGTGGCATGATCCCCCTCAGTCCCCCGTTCCAGCCGAGTGCCTACCAGCTTCAAGAGAACGGACGTGCATTCCCGCCAAACTTCCTTCACGAAAGTTGGCGGGATTTTCTTTATTGGGACACCGAACTCGATCCGATGTAG
- the gluQRS gene encoding tRNA glutamyl-Q(34) synthetase GluQRS, which yields MTDVVTRFAPSPTGHLHLGHAHSALVGWSTARKAGGRFLLRIEDIDPQRCRPEFDRDLREDLAWLGLTWEEPVRRQSEHLDDHRAALARLRGMGAVYPCFCTRKDIAAEIARAGHAPHGPDGPLYPGTCRGLSDLERQDRIAAGQAYAVRLDVGRAMAMTGPLRWHDRRRGWQEATPGILGDVVLARKDAPTSYHLAVTVDDHLQGVTLVTRGEDLFFATHVHRLLQELLRVGPPDYCHHPLLVNERGERLAKRDNAKTLRSLRESGQTAAAVRALAGFPEEL from the coding sequence ATGACCGATGTCGTCACCCGCTTCGCGCCGAGCCCGACCGGCCATCTCCATCTCGGGCACGCCCATTCCGCTCTGGTCGGCTGGAGCACCGCCCGCAAGGCCGGGGGGCGCTTCCTGCTGCGCATCGAGGACATCGACCCGCAGCGCTGCCGTCCCGAGTTCGACCGCGACCTGCGCGAGGATCTGGCCTGGCTGGGCCTGACCTGGGAAGAGCCGGTGCGCCGCCAGTCGGAGCATCTGGACGATCACCGCGCCGCGCTGGCGCGGCTCCGCGGCATGGGCGCCGTCTATCCCTGCTTCTGCACCCGCAAGGACATCGCCGCCGAGATCGCCCGCGCCGGCCACGCGCCGCACGGGCCGGACGGTCCGCTCTATCCCGGCACCTGCCGCGGCCTGTCGGACCTGGAACGGCAGGACCGCATCGCCGCGGGGCAAGCCTATGCCGTGCGATTGGACGTGGGTCGGGCCATGGCCATGACCGGGCCGCTGCGCTGGCACGACCGGCGGCGCGGCTGGCAGGAGGCCACGCCGGGAATCCTGGGCGACGTCGTGCTGGCCCGCAAGGACGCGCCGACGAGCTACCATCTGGCGGTCACCGTGGACGATCATCTCCAGGGCGTGACCCTGGTGACCCGCGGCGAGGATCTTTTTTTCGCGACCCACGTGCATCGGTTGCTTCAGGAACTCCTTCGAGTCGGTCCTCCCGACTATTGTCATCATCCTTTGCTGGTGAACGAGCGGGGTGAGCGGCTCGCCAAGCGCGACAACGCCAAGACCTTGCGATCTCTTCGGGAATCGGGACAAACGGCGGCGGCGGTGCGCGCCTTGGCCGGCTTTCCGGAAGAGTTATGA
- a CDS encoding ATP-binding protein: MQEEDEAEDNPCPADSAGLRRIFDTIGVAIALLDQQGRIADLNAAMLRAIGCRRDLLIGQPMAGAFVWGGREDAADRFVQAVAATGRGQVQELTLTGDGNWLDIALTPLPAESGNDAAGIVMTVTAAGRRMAAEAQLRGQEERLRAARDDVVRAGQAKVRFLAAASHDLRQPAQSLTLFGAVLAERLAGHPQLPLVQTMNRAVEAMRGLLDALLDVARLDSGIVSPDLAPFALTEMIERLAADYGPRAAAKGLKLRVRPLRAQVRSDAALLERLLRNLLDNAVRYTASGGVLLACRRRGMIVCIEVADTGVGIPADKLDEIFEEFVQLGNAERDRSRGLGLGLAVVKRLSHLLGLPVHVRSRPGRGTCFTVEVPLHASWNPNATERAMPSLDRPGALALVIDDEELILQSLRLVLEQWGWDVLSAASGEEALRQLDGAERLPDVIIADYRLRYGRTGVDAIRDIHAFAGQLIPAILLTGDTSPDRIREARRSGFTVLHKPVTLSELSSHLEEARARAAAE; the protein is encoded by the coding sequence ATGCAAGAGGAGGATGAGGCGGAGGACAATCCCTGTCCCGCCGACTCCGCCGGACTGCGGCGGATCTTCGACACGATCGGCGTGGCGATCGCCCTGCTCGATCAACAGGGCCGCATTGCCGATCTCAACGCGGCGATGCTGCGCGCCATCGGGTGTCGGCGGGACCTCCTGATCGGACAGCCCATGGCCGGCGCGTTCGTCTGGGGTGGCCGGGAGGACGCGGCGGACCGCTTTGTCCAGGCGGTGGCGGCCACAGGCCGGGGGCAGGTCCAGGAACTGACCCTGACGGGTGACGGGAATTGGCTCGACATCGCGTTGACGCCGCTGCCGGCGGAGTCCGGCAACGATGCCGCGGGCATCGTCATGACCGTCACCGCCGCCGGCCGCCGCATGGCCGCGGAGGCGCAACTGCGCGGGCAGGAGGAGCGTCTGCGCGCCGCTCGGGACGATGTGGTGCGCGCCGGACAGGCCAAGGTGCGCTTCCTCGCCGCGGCCAGCCACGATCTGCGCCAGCCCGCCCAGTCGCTGACCCTGTTCGGCGCGGTCCTGGCGGAGCGGCTGGCCGGTCATCCGCAGTTGCCGCTGGTCCAGACGATGAACCGGGCGGTCGAGGCGATGCGCGGCCTGCTCGACGCGTTGCTGGACGTGGCCCGGCTCGACTCCGGGATCGTGTCGCCCGATCTGGCGCCCTTCGCGCTGACCGAGATGATCGAGCGGCTGGCGGCCGACTATGGCCCGCGCGCCGCCGCCAAGGGGCTGAAGCTGCGGGTGCGCCCGCTCCGGGCGCAGGTCCGCAGCGACGCCGCCCTGCTGGAACGGCTGCTGCGCAACCTGCTCGACAACGCGGTGCGCTACACGGCGTCGGGCGGCGTGCTCCTGGCGTGCCGGCGGCGGGGCATGATCGTGTGCATCGAGGTGGCGGACACGGGCGTCGGCATCCCCGCCGACAAGCTCGACGAGATTTTCGAGGAGTTCGTCCAGCTCGGCAACGCCGAACGCGACCGCAGCCGCGGCCTCGGCCTCGGGCTGGCGGTGGTGAAGCGGCTGTCGCACCTGCTCGGTCTGCCGGTCCATGTCCGGTCGCGGCCGGGGCGGGGCACATGCTTTACGGTGGAGGTTCCCTTGCATGCATCCTGGAATCCCAACGCGACGGAACGCGCCATGCCGTCCTTGGACCGCCCCGGCGCCCTGGCCCTGGTCATCGACGACGAGGAGCTGATCCTGCAGAGCCTGCGTCTGGTGCTGGAGCAGTGGGGGTGGGACGTGCTGTCCGCCGCGTCGGGGGAGGAGGCGTTGCGTCAGCTCGACGGGGCGGAGCGGCTTCCCGACGTCATCATCGCCGACTACCGCCTGCGCTACGGCCGGACGGGGGTGGACGCCATCCGTGACATCCACGCCTTCGCCGGGCAACTCATCCCCGCGATCCTGCTGACCGGCGACACCAGCCCCGACCGCATCCGCGAGGCGCGGCGCAGCGGCTTCACCGTGCTGCACAAGCCGGTCACCCTGTCCGAGCTGTCCTCCCACCTGGAGGAAGCGAGGGCGCGCGCCGCGGCCGAGTGA
- a CDS encoding DUF4743 domain-containing protein, with amino-acid sequence MSYLDHIRACNAHDLSGFRPFELEGHRLGWVRHALAEQLPGVDPGFVVTADRVTLAPEVRDFEARSSVLAHAAQFLVETGAVTALRGEFYPVTPAWGAEPLMRIDRAVVAQFGTPAYGLHVNGFVRGPDGGLSLWIGRRARDREVAPGKLDNMIAGGQPIGLTLAENLVKEAQEEAGIDAALASRAVPVGAVTYRMETEAGLKQDTLFLYDLELDADFVPRNTDGEVERFELWPLDRVAESVRETKDWKFNVNLVVIDFMVRHGWLRPEEPGYLEIVTGLRR; translated from the coding sequence ATGAGCTATCTCGACCACATCCGCGCGTGCAACGCGCACGACCTCTCCGGCTTCCGTCCGTTCGAGCTGGAAGGGCACCGCCTCGGCTGGGTCCGCCACGCGCTGGCCGAGCAGCTTCCCGGCGTCGATCCGGGCTTCGTCGTCACCGCCGACCGGGTGACGCTGGCCCCGGAGGTCCGCGACTTCGAGGCGCGGTCCTCCGTGCTGGCGCACGCCGCCCAGTTCCTCGTCGAAACGGGGGCGGTCACCGCCCTGCGCGGCGAGTTCTACCCGGTCACGCCGGCCTGGGGAGCGGAACCGCTGATGCGCATCGACCGCGCGGTGGTGGCGCAGTTCGGCACGCCCGCCTACGGGCTGCACGTCAACGGCTTCGTGCGCGGGCCGGACGGCGGCCTGTCGCTGTGGATCGGCCGCCGCGCCCGCGACCGCGAGGTGGCGCCGGGCAAGCTCGACAACATGATCGCCGGCGGCCAGCCCATCGGCCTGACGCTGGCGGAGAACCTCGTCAAGGAAGCGCAGGAGGAGGCGGGGATCGACGCCGCCCTGGCGTCCCGGGCCGTTCCCGTCGGGGCCGTCACCTACCGCATGGAGACGGAGGCCGGGCTGAAGCAGGACACGCTGTTCCTCTACGACCTGGAACTCGACGCGGATTTCGTGCCGCGGAACACCGACGGCGAGGTCGAACGGTTCGAGCTGTGGCCGCTGGACCGCGTGGCGGAATCGGTGCGGGAGACGAAGGACTGGAAGTTCAACGTGAACCTCGTCGTCATCGACTTCATGGTCCGCCACGGCTGGCTGAGGCCGGAGGAGCCGGGCTATCTGGAGATCGTGACGGGCCTGCGGCGCTGA
- a CDS encoding response regulator, with amino-acid sequence MPAAFGDFSVLVIEDESFTRMVLARMLAALGFRSVHQAADGEAGLAAVRAHGPDLVVCDVEMQPMDGLGFLKALRASPDARHRALPVVFMTNRADQSRVDEAAAFGADTFILKPATPASLKETLGAKLG; translated from the coding sequence ATGCCGGCGGCGTTCGGGGATTTTTCGGTTCTGGTGATCGAAGACGAGAGCTTCACCCGCATGGTGCTGGCCAGGATGCTGGCGGCGCTGGGCTTCCGCTCCGTCCATCAGGCCGCCGACGGCGAGGCCGGGTTGGCCGCCGTGCGGGCGCATGGCCCCGATCTGGTCGTCTGCGACGTTGAGATGCAGCCGATGGACGGGCTGGGCTTCCTGAAGGCGCTGCGGGCCAGCCCCGACGCCCGCCACCGCGCGCTGCCGGTGGTCTTCATGACGAACCGCGCCGACCAGAGCCGCGTGGACGAAGCCGCGGCCTTCGGCGCCGACACCTTCATCCTCAAGCCGGCCACGCCGGCGTCGCTCAAGGAAACGCTGGGCGCCAAGCTCGGCTGA